The genome window AAAGTCCATTCAGCAGCGAAAATGGGGGCAGGCGATCCGGCTGGAGCTGAAAAAAGATATTGACCAGCGGATTGTCGATCATTTGCAGAAATCCCTGGAAATTCACCGCAAAGATGTTTATGCCATTGACGGGCCGCTGGACTTTACTTTTTTGATGAAGTTTTACGGCGACGAGTGCGGCGCTGATATGAAATATTCTGAGTTTACGCCGTGTCAGCCGTGGGCGCTGAAAGAGGATATTTTTGCGACCATAAGGGAGCGCGATTTGTTCTTGCACCATCCGTTTGAAAGTTTTCAGCCGGTGGTTGATTTTGTTAAGACGGCGGCAGAGGATCCGCGGGTGTTGGCGATTAAGCAGACGCTTTACCGGGTCAGCGGCAAATCGCCGATTATTCAGGCACTGGCCAGAGCCGCTCAATCCGGCAAGCAGGTGACGGTGCTTGTCGAATTAAAAGCCAGATTTGATGAGGAGAATAATATTCAGTGGGCCAGAAGCTTGGAAAGAGCGGGCTGCCATGTTATTTACGGCTTGGTTGGTCTGAAAACGCATAGCAAAATTACGCTGGTCGTGCGCCAGGAGGAGGACGGGATCCGCCGTTATGTTCACTTAGGCACCGGCAATTATAACGATGTGACGGCCCGGTTTTATACTGACATGGGCCTGTTGACTTGCAATGAATTGATTGGGGCGGATGCCTCGGCAGTCTTTAACACGCTGTCCGGTTATTCCGAACCGCCGAAGCTCCATAAGCTGACCATGGCGCCGACCGGGCTTAGGGAAAAGTTTTATCAGCTGATTCGCCGGGAAGCGGAGCATGCCCGGCAGGGGCGGCCGGCCAAAATGATTTGCAAGATGAACTCGTTGTGCGACCTCGGCATCATGAAGGAAATCTATCAGGCGGCGATGGCCGGTGTTCAGGTTGAGTTGATTGTCCGGGGAATTTGCGGCCTGATTCCGGGGATTCCGGGCGTCAGCGAAAATATCAGTGTCCGTTCCATTGTCGGCAAATATTTGGAGCACAGCCGGATTTATTATTTTTATAATGACGGCCGGGAGGAAGTTTATTTGTCGAGTGCGGATTTTATGCCGAGAAACTTAGACCGCCGGGTGGAACTTCTCTTTCCGATTGAAGACGAAGAAATCAAGCAAGGCCTTTTTCGGATTTTAGAGATTGTTTTAAAGGATACCGTTAAAGCCAAGCTGAAAACCTTAGAAAAGCAATACCGCAATATTGACCGGCGCGGCAAGGAAGTTTTGAACTCACAGGCTAAGTTCGAAGAATTAGCCCGGGGAAAAAGCAGGCAGCTGGCGGAAAAGGAGCATGCCGATATTTTCATTCCGATTACGGCTCAAAGCGAATAAAAATTTGATTAGAATGAAAAGATAGACTACTCAAATTCGGTCTTTTGTGATATGATGAGTCAGGTGATTACAATGCTGCCGTTTTTAACGGCAAAAGAAAGCCGGTAATTTGGCGCTGTGCATTTTGTTCTGGCGGAAAGAGAGAAGTTCTTTCGGCAGTTTAGGCGTGCCTTGCGTTTTTGCTGCCGCATGGACGATGGTTCTTTGCAGCCGGCAAGAGGTACGGCTCTGAATTTGACTTTCGGAATAAAGATTAAAGTATAGGAGCGTTTTTAAAGAAAATGGGGAAACAAAGTAAGATATTGGCGGTGCTGTGTGGCCTGATTGTTATTTTATTGGTTGGCAGTTATGCGCTGATCCAGATGACAGACAAGGCCAAGGCAAATCAGGCGGAAACGGTTGAACCGGAGCAGGAAAAACAGTCAGAGCCGGAAAAGGAACCGGAACCGGAAAAGGAGGTTGTGCCGGAATCAAAAACCGGCTTAATGATTGGCTTTGACCAGTCCAATAAGCTGACCGATGTGCTGATGGTGGGACGGGTTGATACCGAGCAGAATAAGATTAAGGTTATCTCTGTGCCGCGGGATTTTTATATTGATTTTAGTCAGGAGCCGTTTAAAAGTATTAAAAAGGCCAACCCGAATATTCAGATTGCCCACTGCCGGATTAATGAAATTTATATCAATATGGGCGCTAAAGAAGAGGGGCTGCAAGTACTGAAGCAGGTAATTGAGGCTTTGACCGGCCTGACCGTTGATTATATGGCGACCATCAATGTCAGCGGGTTTAAGGAAGTGGTTGATATTGTCGGCGGCGTTGAGTTTGACGTGCCGGAGCGGATGTACAAAATGGATCCGTACCAAAACCCGCCGCTGCGGATTGATTTACAGCCGGGTCTGCAGCTTCTAAACGGTGAACAAGCGCAGGGCCTGGTCCGGTTCCGTGGCTATAAAATGGGTGATTTTCAGCGGATTAAGGTGCAGCAGAGCTTCATTACGGCTCTGTTTCATAAGATTACCGCCAGCAGTACCGAGCAGATGACGAGCCTTGTAAAGCAGGTTTTTACCATGTTTAAAGCAGATTTCGGCATCGTTGTCATCATGGATTATTTAAATTATTTTTTGGATAAAGATATTGCTCATGTTATGGATACCGACAATATGATTACTTTGGAGGGCTATAACGACAATGTTAACGGGGCGGCTATTCTGCGTTTTGATGTTGAGAAAAATCGTGAAAAGGTTAAACAGCTCCTGACCGGGGAGGCGGCCGAGACAGAAAAAGACGCGGAAAAAGCGGCAGACGAGCCGAAAACAAACGAATCAAAAAAGGCGGACGGCCAAAAGGATTCGGCCGACCGGAATAAGACAGAAGAAAAACAGCAGGAAAAGAAATGAGGTGAAGTTGTTGGCAAATAAAAACAAAGTTCGCAGAAATAAGTTTTTTCGGGTATTTTTTATGGCCGTGGCCGTTTTTGCGGTCATCTCTGCGCTGGCAACGACGATTTATGTGCTGGTTGCCAAAAATAATTTGCTGAGCAAGGTTTTGCAGAATCCGGTCTTAAAAAATGAAGATGCCAAGACATCAGCCAAGGATAAAGCTTTTACCGTAGTTGCTTTGTTTGGGGTCGATCAGGTTGGCGCATACCGGACCGATGTCAATATGCTGGTATTTTTTAATCATAAAAATCAGGAAATCAATGTGGTTTCCGTGCCGAGAGATACCAAGTTTAATTGGCCGGAGGAACTGTATACCGAAATTTCGGCCAAGCGCAGGGACATACCGAAGATTATACCGATTAATGAGGTGCCGGCCTATGTTAATGCCGATGCCCGGAACGAAGCTTCGGTCAAGGTACTGGAAAATGCATTTCATATGAATATTGATTATTATGTTAATTTGGATTTGACGGCCTTTAAATATATTGTTGACGTTGTTGGTCCGATTCCGTTTGAGGTGCCGGAGGACATGAACTATTCCGATCCGGCCCAGAATCTGCACATTCAATTAAGTAAGGGATTACAGAACTTGAACGGAGCCGAGGCTGAGCAGCTGGTTCGCTATCGCGGCTATCCGGACGCCGATTTAGGCCGGATTAAAACCCAGCAGGCATTTTTAAAAGCCTTTATCGAGCAGGTCTTAAAACCGGAAAACAAGGTAAATCTGCCCGGTATTATCAAGGGGATTTATCCTTATATTCAAACGAACTTTAAAGACGCGGCCGATTATTTGGTATACTTGGATCAAATCAGTTTGGATAAGGTTCAGATGACGACGCTGCCCGGCAGCGCCACCGAAGATAAGAAATATGCTTATGATTCGGCCAAGTCCAAGGAATTGTTTGAAACAATTCTGACAACCAAAAACTTGACGCAGGACAGTGAGAAGCCGGGAGAGGCGCCGCAGCCCGATCCGAATCAAAAACCGGATAATCAGGCGCAGCCGGTACCGGATCCGGCACCGGAAAACGATCCCAACACCGGTGTTCAGGTTAAAGAAGTATACGATGTCAAGCTGATGCCGATCGGTGTTTATAACGGCACGGATATCAGCGGCTTAGCGGCGAAGACCAAGGAAACTTTGGAAAAAGCCGGTTATCGGGTGGTAAAAACCGGCAATTATCCGACTAAGCCGGTGGAAAAAACAATTTTAAAGGTTTACGCCGAAGCCATCGGCGAAGAATTACTGCCTTATTTTGCCGGTGCGGAGATTCAGGTCGATGAATCCCTGAAGGGCAAGGAAGAAGAAATTGTGATTGTCTTAGGTCTGACCGAAAAACGGTAAGTCAAGATTACTTTTTTTGGTCGCTCCGAGTTTGGCGGTTTGCCGGCAGAGGGAATGGCGGCCGGAGAAAGAGGAATCAGTATAAAAAAGACGACCCTATCAGTGATAGGGTCATCTTGTGTTAACAGGAGGAAAGAATGCAGCCCCAAAAACAGGAAAAAGAGAAAAAGACAAAAAAAATAGAAATTTTGGGCGTGGGAATTGATGTGCTGACTATGGATCAGGCGGTCAATACCGTCCGTCGCTGGCTGACGGAGCCGGAAAAAAGAATGATTTTTACGGTCAACCCGGAGATCATTATGCTGGCTAAGGATGATCCGGATTTCAGCCGGACGTTAAATCAGGCGGATATGGTGACCGCGGACGGAATCGGTGTGGTGATGGCGGCTAAAAAGTTAGGAACACCCCTGCCGGAGCGGGTAGCCGGTTATGATTTGCAGCTGCGCCTGTTTGCCGAAACAGAAGCAAGTTATTATTTTTTGGGGGCAGCCGAAGGCGTGGCGGCGGAAGCCGCCCAAAAAATCATGGCCAAATATCCGACAGCGAAGGTACTGGGAACGCATAACGGTTACTTTAAAGACATTGAGGAAATTGCCGAGGAAATTAATCGCTGTGCCCCCGATATTCTGTTGGTCGGACTGGGCGCTAAAAAGCAGGAGGAATTGATTGCCCGCTGCAAGGACCGGCTGAATGCCAAAGTTTTTATTGGGGTCGGCGGTTCCTTTGACGGTTTTTCCGGCCGGGTGAAACGGGCACCGCAGTTTTTTATCCGCCTGCATTTGGAATGGTTTTATCGTTTGCTCAAGCAGCCCAGCCGTTGGCGGCGGATGCTGAAGCTTCCGCAGTTTTTACGGGAGGTTCAAAAATACAAAAAAAATAAATCAGGAGTAGTCAAATGTTAAGATGGAAGCAGAAATATAAGGCAATAGATTATGTTTTGATTATAGTAGGAACAACTTTGCTGGCGATTGCGCTCAATGTTTATTTTGAAGCAATGGGACTGGTTATCGGCGGGGTGACGGGACTGGCTATTATCATCAAGGATTTTACACAGGGACTTTGGGCGGGCGGCATACCGCTGTCGGTGACAAACTTGGGAATCAATATTCCGCTGTTTTTCATTGCTTTTATGATCCGGGGCAAAGAGTTCGGCGGCAAGAGCTTATTTGCGACCGTCTTTTTGTCGATTGCACTGGAATATACCAAGTTTTTGCCGAAACTGACGCATGATTTTTTCTTGGGTTCTGTATTTGGCGGGCTTTTGGCCGGACTGGGGATTGGTCTGGTTTTTGCGGCTAACGCGACGACCGGCGGCACGGATCTGGCAGGCGGAATCCTGCACCATTTTTTTCCGGGCTTAAGTATGGCTCGTTGGATGCAGGTTATTGATATTTTCATCATCTTGGGCGGATTTATGGTATTCGGCAGCGAACGGACGATGTACGCAATCATCAGTGTTTATGTTTCGATGAAGGTGATTGATGCGATTTTAGAGGGCCTGAACTTTTCCAAGGCGGCTTATATCATTTCCGACCGGCACGAAGCAATCGCTGCTGAGATTATGAAGCAGATTGAGCGGGGAGTGACCTCACTTCACGGTGTCGGTAAATATACCGGCAATCAAAAAGAGGTGCTGCTGTGTGTTATGTCCAAGCGCCAGATTATTACGGTTAAGGAAATTGTCAAGCGGATCGATCCCCGGGCATTTATGATTGTGACCGATGCCAGAGAGGTGTTTGGTGAAGGTTTTATTGAGCACCCGGAAATTGCCAAGGCCGAAAGCACTATGTCAAAATGACTAAAATATAACAAAGCGTGGTTCAGCGGCCGCAAAATTTGGTTGAAAGCATAAGGATTTGTTTGCTTTTTGTGAAAAACTTTGTAAAAAAAACAGGGAGATGACATTTCCAACAGAAAGCTTTCCTTATTTTTGGGTATTTTATCCATTGTCGATTATTTGAAATTAAGGTATATTAATAGCGATGAAGCTTGAAGAGCAGGGATGCGGCTGCTGGTAAGAGTTAGCGGTGTTCAGGCCAAATATTTTTTTCAGAAGGGAGCTATTGTTAATGGCAAGTTTATCTTTAAGAGGTGTAAAAAAGGTGTATTCCGGTAATGTTACAGCAGTTTCGGATTTTAATCTGGAAATTGCGGACAAGGAATTTATTATTTTCGTTGGTCCGTCCGGCTGTGGTAAGACCACTACGCTGCGGATGATTGCAGGTCTGGAAGAAATTACCGAGGGTGAGCTTTATATCGGCGACCGGTTGGTCAATGATGTTGAGCCGAAGGATAGAGATATCGCCATGGTATTCCAAAACTATGCACTGTATCCGCATATGACCGTATATGACAATATGGCCTTTGGTTTAAAGCTGCGGAAAACACCGAAGGAAGAAATTGAAAGAAGAGTTCGGGAAGCTGCTAAGATTCTTGGTATTGAAGCGCTCCTTGATCGTCGGCCGAAGGCTTTGTCCGGCGGACAAAGACAGCGGGTAGCAATGGGTCGGGCCATCGTGCGGGAACCGAAAGTATTCTTAATGGATGAACCGTTGTCGAACCTTGATGCAAAACTGCGTGTCCAGATGCGGGTTGAGATTTCCAAACTTCATAAAAAGCTGCAAACAACGATTATTTATGTAACGCATGATCAGGTGGAGGCAATGACCCTGGGTACGCGGATTGTTGTTATGAAGGACGGTGTTATTCAGCAGGTGGATTCTCCGTCAACCCTGTACTCCAAGCCGGCTAATCTGTTTGTAGCCGGATTTATCGGTTCGCCGCAGATGAACTTTATTGAAGCAAAAGTATCCAAGGAAGGCGAGCGGGCGAAGTTAACCTTTGGTGCTAACGCGGTTGTTTTATCGGCCGAAAAGTCCAAGGCTGTATTGGGCGGCGGTTATGAAGGCAAGACGGTTATTTTGGGTATCCGGCCGGAAGATATTCATGATGAGGGAG of Lachnospiraceae bacterium oral taxon 500 contains these proteins:
- a CDS encoding RNA degradosome polyphosphate kinase, producing MQKAGQAVDLSNPQYYENRELSWLEFNQRVLEEAENPENPLFERLKFLSIVSSNLDEFFMVRVASLKEQVDAGYTKEDFAGFTPKGQLKAISVRTHVMVEEQVQHFKRGILPQLRKKKIIFHSELPKLTATQKSFVEQYFTNMLYPILTPMGVDSSRPFPLIMNKTLNIGVIVENKGREEFATIQVPSIIDRLIKIPAAEDGYHEFVYLEDVITEYIDRLFVGRQVLACGQYRITRNSDLLIDEEEAEDLLLEIEKSIQQRKWGQAIRLELKKDIDQRIVDHLQKSLEIHRKDVYAIDGPLDFTFLMKFYGDECGADMKYSEFTPCQPWALKEDIFATIRERDLFLHHPFESFQPVVDFVKTAAEDPRVLAIKQTLYRVSGKSPIIQALARAAQSGKQVTVLVELKARFDEENNIQWARSLERAGCHVIYGLVGLKTHSKITLVVRQEEDGIRRYVHLGTGNYNDVTARFYTDMGLLTCNELIGADASAVFNTLSGYSEPPKLHKLTMAPTGLREKFYQLIRREAEHARQGRPAKMICKMNSLCDLGIMKEIYQAAMAGVQVELIVRGICGLIPGIPGVSENISVRSIVGKYLEHSRIYYFYNDGREEVYLSSADFMPRNLDRRVELLFPIEDEEIKQGLFRILEIVLKDTVKAKLKTLEKQYRNIDRRGKEVLNSQAKFEELARGKSRQLAEKEHADIFIPITAQSE
- a CDS encoding glycosyltransferase, whose protein sequence is MQPQKQEKEKKTKKIEILGVGIDVLTMDQAVNTVRRWLTEPEKRMIFTVNPEIIMLAKDDPDFSRTLNQADMVTADGIGVVMAAKKLGTPLPERVAGYDLQLRLFAETEASYYFLGAAEGVAAEAAQKIMAKYPTAKVLGTHNGYFKDIEEIAEEINRCAPDILLVGLGAKKQEELIARCKDRLNAKVFIGVGGSFDGFSGRVKRAPQFFIRLHLEWFYRLLKQPSRWRRMLKLPQFLREVQKYKKNKSGVVKC
- a CDS encoding YitT family protein, which encodes MLRWKQKYKAIDYVLIIVGTTLLAIALNVYFEAMGLVIGGVTGLAIIIKDFTQGLWAGGIPLSVTNLGINIPLFFIAFMIRGKEFGGKSLFATVFLSIALEYTKFLPKLTHDFFLGSVFGGLLAGLGIGLVFAANATTGGTDLAGGILHHFFPGLSMARWMQVIDIFIILGGFMVFGSERTMYAIISVYVSMKVIDAILEGLNFSKAAYIISDRHEAIAAEIMKQIERGVTSLHGVGKYTGNQKEVLLCVMSKRQIITVKEIVKRIDPRAFMIVTDAREVFGEGFIEHPEIAKAESTMSK
- a CDS encoding sugar ABC transporter ATP-binding protein, producing MASLSLRGVKKVYSGNVTAVSDFNLEIADKEFIIFVGPSGCGKTTTLRMIAGLEEITEGELYIGDRLVNDVEPKDRDIAMVFQNYALYPHMTVYDNMAFGLKLRKTPKEEIERRVREAAKILGIEALLDRRPKALSGGQRQRVAMGRAIVREPKVFLMDEPLSNLDAKLRVQMRVEISKLHKKLQTTIIYVTHDQVEAMTLGTRIVVMKDGVIQQVDSPSTLYSKPANLFVAGFIGSPQMNFIEAKVSKEGERAKLTFGANAVVLSAEKSKAVLGGGYEGKTVILGIRPEDIHDEGEYMSNKDAIVNFEVAVTEMLGAEVILIGSIENFDTTAKVGPRTVAKAGDKIQLAFDLERIHVFDKDTEKVITN